The Shinella zoogloeoides genome contains the following window.
CCCCGACCGGCCGCGTGACGAGGATCGCGAGGCCGACGGCCACGACGGTCGCGGCAAAAGTCGCGATAAAGACCGTGGCGAGATGCGACAGCGTCAGCGACAGGAGACTGCCCTGATTGTAGATCGCCGGAGCATTGGCCTGCACCAGCGGCTTCAGCAGCGGCTCGAACAGCATCGGCTGAACGAGGAACGCCACCAGCACGGCGAATGCCGTCAGCCGCAGCAGATGGGGCAGCTGTCGCCTCATTGCGGCCTCGCGGCGCGGCGGGCGAGGCCGGCAAGCGTGACGCGGCCGATGGGAGCGCCATCGGGGCCGACGACGGGCAGCGCCTCGCGGCCGGACCAGAGAAGAGCGGAGAGCGCATCACGCTGGCTCACCTCGGCGGCAAGCGGCTCGCCCTCGGCGGTGCCGTTTTCCGTGGCATCCCCGACAGTACCGATGGAGAGCAGCCGGAGCGGCCGTTCGCCCGCGCCGATCAAGGTCTCCACGAAATCGGTCGCCGGATTGACCAGCATTTCTTCCGGCGCGGCATGTTGCACGATCCGGCCCTTGTCCATCACCGCGATCCTGTCGGCGAGGTGGAACGCCTCTTCCATGTCATGGGTGACGAGCACGATGGTCGTGCCGAAATGCTTCTGGATAGCGAGCAGATCGTCCTGCGCCTTGGCGCGGATGACGGGATCGAGCGCGCCGAAGGGTTCGTCCATCAGGAGGATATTCGGCTCGGCGGCGAGCGCCCGGGCGACGCCGACGCGCTGCTGTTGACCGCCAGAAAGCTCGTGCGGATAGCGCGGACCGAAGGCGGTCGGGTCGAGCTGGAAGAGAGACAGCAATTCCTTGACCTTGGCCTCGATACGGCCCTTTTCCCAGCCGAGCAGCGTCGGCACGGTGGCGATGTTCTCCGCGACCGTGCGGTGCGGGAAGAGACCGTGGCCCTGGATGGCATAGCCGATGCGGCGGCGCAGTTCGTGGCCGGGGATGACGCTGTTCGGCGCGCCATCGATGCGGACCTCGCCCGAAGTCGGCTCGACGAGGCGGTTGATCATGCGCATCAGCGTCGTCTTACCCGAGCCGGACGTGCCGACGATGACGGTGATCGTGTGCGGCGCGATGGTCATCGAGACATTGTCGACGACGGTCGTATCGCCGTAGCGCTTGGTGATGCTGTCGATCTCGATCATGCGGCCCTGCCGGGTTTGGAATTGCTGAGTTCGGTCGCGGCATCGAGCACGATGGCCGCGGCGAAGGCGAGCGCGACGGTGGGCACCGCGCCGAGCAGCACGAGGTCCATGGCCGTCTGGCCGATGCCCTGGAAGACGAAGACGCCGAAACCGCCGCCGCCGATGAGCGCGGCGATGGTGGCAAGGCCGATATTCTGCACGAGCACGATGCGGATGCCGGTGAGAATGACCGGGAAGGCCAGCGGCAGTTCGACGCCGAAGAGACGCTGGCGATCCGTCATGCCGATGCCGCGCGCCGCATCATTGGCATCGCGCGGCACGCCGGCAAGGCCGACCACCGTATTGGCGACGACCGGCAACAGCGAATAGAGGAAGAGCGCAACGAAAGCCGGCGCGGCGCCGATGCCGCGAATGCCGATGGCGGCTGCCCCCGGCACATGCAGCGCGATCCAGCCGAGCGGCGCAATCAACAGGCCGAAAAGGGCGATGGAGGGAATGGTCTGGATGATGTTCAGCACATTGAGCACGCCGGCCCTTACCCGCTCCACCCGATGGCAGAGAATGCCGAGCGGCAGGCCGACAAGCGTGGCGGCAGCCAGCGAGCCGAGCGCCAGCACCACATGCCGCCCCGCTTCCAGCCAGAAGGTTTCGGCGCGGCTGCCATATTCCTTGAGGATCGACAGCCCGTCCCAAGCCCCGGACAGGAGAAGCAGCGCAGCCGCCGCGAAAACGGCGGCAAGCAGCGCGACCCGGACGAGCGGCGGCGGCTTCAGCCGCGCCAGCGCATCGGCCGTCAGCAGCGCGAAGGCGAAGCTCGCCAGCCAGAAGCCGGAGGCCGGCGAAACGCGGGCATAGGTGTTTTCCGGCGGGGTCAGATGCCCGGCGGAAAGACCGATGAGGACGGCAAGGACGCACAGCGCCGCAAGGCCGAGCACCAGCCGCAGCATGGTCGGCGTCTTCAGCACGATAAGGACGATGGAAACGGCGACGAAGACAAGCAGCGCCATACCGAGACCGGAGGGCAGCGCGTCGAGGATCGGCCGCGCCTCGCCCGGCACGATACGGTTGGCCCGGAAATTGGCGAACGGCGCCAGATACGCGCCGTAGGCCAGCAATGCGGCGATCACCACGCCCAGCTTGTCGATCCGCAACGTCATGAACGCCTTTCGGGGAAAGGCCCTCCGCCGGACGGGCGGAGGGCCGGGACGGCTTACTTGATGAAGCCGTTCTTCTTCAGGAAGTCCTCGGCGACGGCCTTGGCCGGCTCGCCGCCGACCTGGACGCGGCCATTGAGGTCCTGCAGCGTGACGAGGTCGAGCTTTTCGAAGACCGGCTTCAGGATCTCCTCGATCTGCGGATTGGCCTTCAATACCGCCTCGCGGATGATCGGCGACGGCTGGTAGACCGGCTGCACGCCCTTGTCGTCTTCCAGAACGACGAGGCCCGACGGCGCGATGCCGCCATCCGTGCCATAGACCATGGCGGCGTTCGCGCCGTTCGTCTGGTTGGCGGCGGCGGCGATGGTCGCGGCCGTGTCGCCGCCCGAAAGCGTGATGAGCTGTTCCGGCTTCAGGGTGAAGCTGTAGGTCGTCTGGAACGCGGGAAGCGCGGCCGCCGAGTTCACGAATTCGGAGGAGGCGGCGAGCACCACCTGACCGCCGCCGGAAACATACTTGCCGAAGTCCGAAAGCGTCGCGAGCTTGTTCTGCTCGGCGACATCCTTGCGTAGCGCAATCGCCCAGGTGTTGTTGGCCGGCGACGGCGTCAGCCAGACTATCTTGTTGGCGTCGAAATCGAGCGTCTTGGCAAGCTCATAGGCCTTGGTCGCATCCTTCCAGGCCGGGTCGTCGGCCTTTTCGAAGAAGAAGGCGGCGTTGCCGGTATATTCCGGATAGATGTCGATCTCGCCGGCGATGAGCGCCTTGCGCACGACCGGCGTCGCGCCGAGCTGCACGCGGTCGGTGGTCTTGACGCCGTTGGCGTTCAATACGGACAGGATGATGTTGCCGAGCACCCCGCCCTCCGTGTCGATCTTCGAGGAGACGACGACCTGGGCCTGGGCGGCGCCGGCTGCAAGGCCAAGGGCCAGAGCTGCTCCGAGGAATTTGACGACTGGGCGCATGAGATAACCTTTCGTTCTGTGCGGGAACCCGTGGCGGCATTTTCACCACGTTTGGGAAGGCCCGTCCTGGCAAAGCGTTTCATATATGGCAGGCAATCGCAAAAAATAGACCGCGCCGGCGACAGAACGCGTGCGGTTTGTTGCTCCCTTCAAAGCGCTTTCGAGATTGCGCGAAGAGCGCGGGCTTGGCAATAGAAACGCATTGCAATTGCCGACCGCATCCGACACTCTCGCAATCGGCCCTCTCTCGTTTTCCGTTCCGCATTCCATCATTCGCCGGGGACAATCACGGGCCGATGTCCGGCGCAGATTATCGCGAGGGGACAATGGGCATCTACAGTCTTGCATTGTTGATCGGCGTAGTGGCGGGCCTGCGGGCGATGACGGCGCCGGCCGCCGTCAGCATCGGAGCCGCGCTCGGCTGGCTGCCGGTTTCCGGCACCTGGGCCGCCTTCCTGGCCTATCGCTTCACGCCTTGGATCTTCGGCGCGCTGGCGCTCATCGAATTCGTCACCGACCAGCTTCCCGGAACGCCGAGCCGCAAGGTGCCGCAGCAGTTCGGCGCCCGCCTCGTCAGCGGCGGCTTCTGCGGCGCCGTCATCGGCACCGTCGGCGGCTCGCTTGCCGGCGGCTTCCTCGCGGGCGTCGTCGGCGCGGTGATCGGCACGCTCGGTGGCTACGAAGCGCGCAAACGCCTGGTCGCGGCCATCGGCGGCAAGGACCTGCCCATCGCCCTGTTGGAAGACGCGGTCGCCGTGCTGCTCGCCCTCTTCGTCGTCTCGCGGGTCGTCTGATGCGCAGGTTCGACGCCATCGTCATCGGCGCGGGGCAGGCCGGCCCTTCACTCGCCGCCCGGCTGACGGCCACCGGCAGGAAGGTCGCCCTCATCGAGCGCAAGCATGTGGGCGGCACCTGCGTCAACACCGGCTGCATGCCGACCAAGGCCATGGTCGCCAGCGCCTATGCCGCCCATCTGGCCCGTCGCGGAGCCGAGTACGGCGTGGTGACGGGCGACATCGCCATCGATTTTGCAAGGGTGATGGCGCGCAAGGACAAGGTTCGCTTCGATGCCCGCAAGAGCAACGAGGACTGGCTGGAGGGCATGGAGGGCCTCACCTTCATCCGTGGCCATGCCCGTTTCGAGAGCCCGACGGAAATCCGCGTCGGCGACGAAATCCTGTCGGCGCGGCAGTTTTTCCTCAATGTCGGCGGGCGGGCCGTGACGCCGGATTTTCCGGGCGTCGCAGACGTGCCGTATCTCGACAACGTGTCGATGATGGACCTGACCGAGGTGCCCGAGCACCTGATCGTCGTCGGTGGCAGCTATATCGGGCTGGAATTCGCCCAGATGTTCCGCCGCTTCGGCTCCCGGGTGACGGTGGTCGAGAAGGGGCCGCGGCTGATCGCGCGGGAAGACGAGGACATCAGCGCCGCGGTGCGCGATATCCTGGAGCGCGAAGGCATCGCCATTCGCACCGGCGCGCAATGCATCCGCTTCGTCAGGAGCGGCGGCGGCATAGGGGTGGGCGTCGACTGCGCGGAGGGCGCGCCGGAAATCGCCGGCTCTCACATCCTGCTCGCCACCGGGCGGCGGCCGAACACGGACGATCTCGGCCTCGACAGGGCTGGCATCGCGGTGGACCAGCGCGGCTACATCACCGTCGACGAGCGGCTGGAAACCAATGTGCCCGGCATCTTCGCCCTCGGCGACTGCAACGGACGCGGCGCCTTCACGCATACATCCTACAACGACTTCGAGATCGTCGCCGCGAACCTTCTCGACAACGAGCCGCGCCGGGTGAGCGACCGTATCCAGACCTATGCGCTCTATATCGACCCGCCGCTCGGCCGCGCCGGCATGAGCGAAACGGAAGCGCGCAGGACCGGCCGCAAGCTGCTGATCGGCACGCGCCCCATGACGCGCGTCGGCCGCGCGAAGGAAAAGGGCGAAACGCTCGGTTTCATGAAGGTGATCGCCGATGCGGACACGCAGGAAATCCTCGGCGCCGCGATCCTCGGCACGGGCGGCGACGAGGCGGTGCAAAGCATTCTGGACGTGATGTATGCCGGCAGGCCCTACACGACCATCACCCACGCCATGCACATCCACCCGACCGTCTCGGAACTGATCCCGACCGTATTCGGCGAAATGCGGCCGGCGGAGTGAGCAGCGGGCGGCCTGCAACCTTAAGAACAGGCCTCCGTCTCGTCAGTAAATGTTAAGCTGCGTCTGCCATCGTCTGCCGGCAACCGCACCCGGATTCCCATCCGGCCAAGGCGCAAGTGCGCGCAGACGAACGGGCCCAGATGAACAATCGGCATGCACAGCTTTCGTTCCGGGGATTGGGGTACTACGCTCCCGCCATCGTCGTGGCCGTCGCCGTGCTGATCGCAGCTTTCCTCGCCGATGTGCAGAAGCGCCGGCTGGAGGAGGAGTATCTGCGCTCCTATACGACGGAACAGCTCGGCATCCTGCGCTCGCGGCTGCAGGGCAACATCCTCGGCAACATCAAGCTGGCGCAGGGCCTCGTCGCGACGGTCTCGACCGAGCCGCACATGTCGCAGGAGCGCTACGCCGCTCTCGCCAGCCGCATCTTCAGCGAGGACAACCAGCTTCGCAGCCTTGCCATCGCGCCGGACTTCGTCATCTCCCTGGTCTACCCCCTGAAGGGCAACGAGCGCAGCCTCGGCCTCGACTACCGCACGAACGACCGGCAGCGCGCCGCCGCCTTCCAGGTCCGCGAGCGCGACCGGATGATCGTCACCGGCCCCGTCGATCTCGTGCAGGGCGGGCGCGGCCTGATCGCGCGCTATCCGCTTCATGCCGGCGCGGACAACGCCTTCTTCGGCATCGCCTCGGCGGTGATCGACCTCGACACGCTGCTCAAGGGCAGCGGCTTCAAGGGCGACCTCAGGATCGCGGTTTCGATTTCCAGCCGCGCGCATGACGGCGGCGAGGCCAGGCCCGTCTTCCACACCGCAACGCCCGTCGACGCGGACCCCGTGGTCATGTCGATCGATATCGGCCACGAGGTCTGGACCATGTCGGCCGCGCCGCTGAAGGGCTGGCGCCAGCCGTCCGCCGATCTCGGCGTCTTCCGCACGGGCCTTGCGGCGCTTGCCGTCATCATCCTCGTGCCGATGTTCTGGGTCGGCTACCTGATGAAGGACCGCCACCGTCATATCCTTGCCCTGCAGGACCGGGAAGAGCGGCTCGAAACCGTCTCGCAGCGCCTCCAGCTTGCGCTCGACGCCTCGAGGGTCGGCGTCTTCGAATACGATCCGGGAACCGGCGCCCTTTCCTGGGATGCCGGCATGCGCACGCTCTACGGCGTCCCTACGACGCGGCAAATCTGCGGCTACGAGGACTGGCGCGGAGCCTTGCATCCCGACGATGTCGAGGAGGCCGAACGGCTCTTCGCCATCGCCATCGAGACGGAAAAGCCCTACATCACCGAATTCCGCGTGCTGACCGAAGGCGGCGGCATTCGCCATGTGCGCGCCCACGGCATGACCTATCGCACCGCATCGGGCGCCAAGCGCATCGTCGGCGCCAACTGGGACGTGACGAAGGACCTCCAGCTTCAGGACGAGCTGCTGAAGGCCAAGCTGACGGCCGAGGCGCAGAACCGGGCGCTGGAAGACGCCCGCCGCGCCATGGAGCACAACTCCCTGCACGACGCGCTGACGCGCCTGCCCAACCGCCGCTTCCTCGACCAGCAGCTCGCCCTTGCCGGTGATGGCGGCCGCCCGCTGACCCTGCTGCATATCGACCTCGACCGCTTCAAGGACATCAACGACACGCTGGGCCACGCTGCCGGCGACCAGGTGCTGAAACAGGCGGCCGGCGTGCTGCGCGCCCATGTGCCGGCGGAGGACTTCATCGCCCGCATCGGCGGCGACGAATTCGTGCTGCTCTCGCACCGCGACCCGTCCACCGCCGATTTTCCCGCCCTTTCCGCCCGCCTCGTCGAGGCGATCAGCGAACCGATGGCGATCGAAGGCCACGATTGCCGCATCGGGGCGAGCATCGGCATCGCCACGCGCAACGACGCGGAAGAATCCGCCGAGCAGCTTCTCGTCAATGCCGACATCGCGCTCTACGAGGCCAAGCGTCGCGGCCGCAACCGCGTCGAGGCCTTCAACGACGAGCTGCGCCAGCGCACGGTCGAGGTGAAGCGCCTCAGCGACGAAATCCTGCGCGGCCTCGAGCGCCAGGAATTCCGCCCCTTCTTCCAGCCCCAGTTCGACGCCGAGACGCTGGAGATCGTCGGCGTGGAGGCGCTGGCCCGCTGGGAGCACCCCACGCGCGGCTTTATCATGCCGGACACGTTCCTGCCGGTCGCCGAAAGCCTCAATGTGGTGGCGCAGATCGACGAGGCGATCCTCGATCAGGCGCTGTTCCAGATCGTTCGCTGGCAGGGCCAGGGCCTCGACGTTTCGCGTGTTTCCGTCAATGTTTCGTGCCAGAGGCTGCGTGACGAGAACCTCGTCGCCAAGCTGAAGGCGATGGCCATCCGGCCGGGCATGCTGACCTTCGAGCTTCTGGAATCCATCTCTTTCGATACGGCCGACGAGGGCCTGAAGCAGGCCATCGAGGAGATCAAGGCGCTCGGCATCGATATCGAGATCGACGATTTCGGCAGCGGCCATGCCTCCATCGTCAGCCTGCTGGAACTCTCGCCCAAACGGCTGAAGATCGACCGCCGGCTGGTGCAGCCGCTACTCGAATCGACCGCGCAGCAGGATCTCGTGCGGTCGATCATCGATATCGGCAAGATGCGCGACATCGAGATCGTCGCGGAAGGGGTCGAGACGATGGCGCATGCCGAGCTGCTGCGCCGCCTCGGCTGCCATATCCTGCAGGGCTATGCGCTGGCGCGGCCGATGCCGGCGGACGACGTGCTAGCCTTCGCCACGGCGCGCACCTGGCTGCCGGCCGGAAAACTCACGACGGCAAAAGCGAGCTGAGCACATCGGCGACGGCCCGGCCGTCATGATGGCCGCGCTGCCAGGGATCCTCGAACTCGCCGATCACCGCCTCCGCGCCGATGCGCGCGCAGGCCTCCTCCAGCGCCCCGTTGCCGAGATAGGCGAAGGCGCCCACGGTCTTTTCGAAGGGCAGGAGCTGGCGGTTCGCCAGCACATGGGTGAAGGGCCGCGCCCCCGCCCCACCGCGTTCCTGCCAGAGGCCGGCGGCGATATCGAGCATGCGCGCCAGATCGACCCCGCGCGTCTCCCGGCATTGCAGGATATTGCCGATGAAGACGCGGCGGGCATGCACATTGCGCGCGATGGCCGGCACGATGCCGTCCACGAGCAGATGCGGCAGCACGCTGGTGAAGAAGCTGCCGGGGCCGAACACGATGGCATCGGCGCTTTCCAGGCTTTCGAGCGCGGCGTCGTTGGCGGGCACGCCTCCGTCCCCCGCCGCAAGCTCGATCTGCCTTATGCCGATGCGGCCCGGCTCCTCCTCCAGCGTCGTCACACGATGCTGGCCCGTCACGTGCGTATCGTCGTTCAGCACGGCCGAAAGCGTGACCCCGGCGGCTTCCGTCGACGGCCAGACATGGCCTGCAATGTCGCAGAGCTTGCGGAAGACGAAGATGGCGGTGTTGATGTCGCCGTCATGGGCGAGATGTGCGCCGGTGAGGATGAAATTGCCGATGCTGCCGTTGCGGAAGTCGAAACCCGGCCCGATAGCCGCGCGGAAGATGCGCAGATAGTTGAGGATCGCGCCGCGCAGGCCCGGCTCCATGCGTTCGAGAAGCGGATGCCGTGCCTCGGCATAAAGCGCGAACTCGGCCTGCGCATCGGCCTCGCTGCCGCTGGTCAGGCGCGCATTGCAGACCTTCACCACATCGCCCGCCCGGCCCTCGCCATGCGCCATGGTCATCAGCGCCTGCCGGATATCGCCGACCGCCAGAACGCCGAGATTCTCGCGGATCACCTTGGAACTGCCGCCGCTGTCCCAGGCGGGCACGATGCGGGTCAGCCGCACCGGCTTGGATAGCAGCGCCAGATTGGTCGAGCGACAGGCGCTGCCGCCCGAGAAAAGCACGATATGCGGCAAGCGGCTTTCAGCCATCCGTCCTCCAGAATTCTCGCGGCTCACGGCCCCGCAATGCGGGCCGCGCCGATCAGCGTTCCTGTATAGTCCTCCCGGGCCGCGCTGGAAATGGCATCCATCGCGACCGGCGCAGACTCCCCCCGAAAATCCGCGGATGCGCGAAGCAGAGAAAAATATTTGCATTTGCGGGAGCAAATCGCAGTTTTCTGCCCATCGTTCCGCGCCGATTTCTGCGATTGATCGCCCATCGAACATGCAAGCCAGAAACGGAGTCCCAAGATGAACTGGTTGAAGACCCTCGCCGCCGCCGCCGCTCTCCAGGCGGCCGTTCTCGCCCCCGCCCATGCCGGCGAGAACCTTTCCGCCGTCAAGGCGGCCGGCGCGCTGAAGATCGGCACCGAAGGCACCTATGCGCCCTTCACCTACCATGATGCGGACGGCAAGCTGGTCGGCTTCGACGTGGAAATCGGCGAGGCGATCGCCAAGAAGCTCGGCGTGAAGGCCGAGTTCCTCGAAGGCAAGTGGGACGGCCTGATCGCCGGCCTCGACGCCAACCGCTACGACGCCGTGATCAACCAGGTCGGCATCACCGAGGCGCGCAAGCAGAAATACGACTTCTCCGAGCCCTACATCGCCTCCAAGGCCGTGCTGATCGTGCGCGCCGACGACGACAGCATCAAGGGCTTCGCCGACCTGAAGGGCAAGAAAGCCGCCCAGTCGCTGACCAGCAATTTCGGCAAGCTTGCTGAAGGGTCGGGCGCCGAACTCGTCGGCACCGACGGCTTCGACCAGTCGATCCAGCTCGTGCTGACCGGCCGCGCCGACGCGACCATCAACGACAGCCTGTCCTTCCTCGATTTCAAGAAGCACAAGCCCGACGCCAATGTGAAGATCGTCGCCGAACAGGAAAACGCCGACTATTCCGGCGTCATCATCCGCAAGGGCGAGCCGGAGCTTCTGGAAGCGATCAACAAGGCGCTCGTCGACATCAAGGCCGACGGCACCTATCAGGCGATCTCGGACAAGTATTTCGGCCAGGACGTTTCCAAGTAAGCCTGCCCGGCCAAGTCCTGCCGGGGCCGGCTTCGCGCCGGCCCTTTCCTCGCCTATAGATAGACTTGAGAACTGGCCGGGCCTCTTCCCGGCCAGCCGCATTTCGGAGGATGCTCCCCGTGCCGCCGTGGCTTCAACTGATGCTGGATTCGCTCGCCCCCCTGCTGTGGGCCGCGCTCGTCTTCACCATTCCGCTCACCCTCGCCTCCTTCGTGCTCGGCCTTGCGCTCGGCCTCGTCACCGCCGTCGTGCGGCTGTTCGGTCCGCGGCCCTTTTCCGCCATCGCGCGCTTCTATGTCTGGGTGATCCGCGGCACGCCGCTGCTGGTGCAGCTCTTCGTCATCTTCTACGGCCTGCCGAGCGTCGGCATCCTGCTCGATGCCTTCCCGGCGGCCCTCATCGGCTTCACGCTGAATGTCGGGGCCTATACGTCGGAGATCATCCGCGCCGTCATCGCCTCCGTGCCGCGCGGCCAGTGGGAAGCGGCCTATTCGATCGGCATGAGCTGGTCGCAGGCCATGCGCCGCACCATCCTGCCGCAGGCCGCGCGCGTCGCCGTGCCGCCTTTGTCCAATACCTTCATCTCACTGGTGAAGGATACCTCGCTCGCCGCCGCCGTCACCGTGCCGGAGCTGTTCCAGACCGCGCAGCGCATCGTCGCCACCACCTATGAGCCGCTGATCCTCTATATCGAGGCGGCACTGATCTATCTCGCGCTCAGTTCCGTTCTTTCGGCCCTTCAGGTGCGGCTGGAAAAACGCTTCTCCCGCTATGGCGGCTTCCTGGAGGCCCGCACATGATCGAACTTTCCCATATCGAAAAGCGCTTCGGCGACAACCACGTCCTGCGCGACATCAGCCTGCGGCTTGCCGAAGGCTCGGTGACGGCGCTGGTCGGGCCTTCCGGCGGCGGCAAGAGCACGCTGCTGCGCTGCATCAACCTGCTCGAAACGCCGACCTCCGGCACGATCCGGCTCGGCGGGGAAACCATCGATTTTACGCCCGGCCGCAAGGTCGGCTGGGATGCGATCCAGAAGCTGCGCCGCCAGACGGGCATGGTCTTCCAGAATTTCCAGCTCTTCCCGCACCAGACGGCCATCGCCAATGTGATGGAAGGCCTCGTCACCGTCTTGAAATGGCCGGCCGACAAGGCCCGCGCCCGCGCGCTCGAACTGCTCGAGAAGGTCGGCATGGCGCACAAGGCCGACGCCTGGCCCGCCACCCTTTCCGGCGGCCAGCAGCAGCGCGTCGCCATCGCCCGCGCGCTCGCCCCCTCGCCGCGCGTGCTTCTGTGCGACGAGCCGACCTCGGCGCTCGATCCGGAACTGGCCGAGGAAGTGGTCGAGGTGCTGAGCCGGCTTGCCCGCGAGGGCACCACGATGGTCATGGCGACGCACGACCTGCGCCTTGCCTCGCGCGTCGCCGACACCGTGGTTTTCCTCGATGGCGGCGTCGTCGTGGAACAGGGCCCGCCCCGCGCCGTCTTCTCCGCGCCGGAGCGCGAGCGCACGAAAAAATTCATCGCCTCGCTCAGCGCGCCGCACAGCTACGACATCTAGGA
Protein-coding sequences here:
- a CDS encoding ABC transporter ATP-binding protein; this encodes MIEIDSITKRYGDTTVVDNVSMTIAPHTITVIVGTSGSGKTTLMRMINRLVEPTSGEVRIDGAPNSVIPGHELRRRIGYAIQGHGLFPHRTVAENIATVPTLLGWEKGRIEAKVKELLSLFQLDPTAFGPRYPHELSGGQQQRVGVARALAAEPNILLMDEPFGALDPVIRAKAQDDLLAIQKHFGTTIVLVTHDMEEAFHLADRIAVMDKGRIVQHAAPEEMLVNPATDFVETLIGAGERPLRLLSIGTVGDATENGTAEGEPLAAEVSQRDALSALLWSGREALPVVGPDGAPIGRVTLAGLARRAARPQ
- a CDS encoding ABC transporter permease is translated as MTLRIDKLGVVIAALLAYGAYLAPFANFRANRIVPGEARPILDALPSGLGMALLVFVAVSIVLIVLKTPTMLRLVLGLAALCVLAVLIGLSAGHLTPPENTYARVSPASGFWLASFAFALLTADALARLKPPPLVRVALLAAVFAAAALLLLSGAWDGLSILKEYGSRAETFWLEAGRHVVLALGSLAAATLVGLPLGILCHRVERVRAGVLNVLNIIQTIPSIALFGLLIAPLGWIALHVPGAAAIGIRGIGAAPAFVALFLYSLLPVVANTVVGLAGVPRDANDAARGIGMTDRQRLFGVELPLAFPVILTGIRIVLVQNIGLATIAALIGGGGFGVFVFQGIGQTAMDLVLLGAVPTVALAFAAAIVLDAATELSNSKPGRAA
- the osmF gene encoding glycine betaine ABC transporter substrate-binding protein OsmF is translated as MRPVVKFLGAALALGLAAGAAQAQVVVSSKIDTEGGVLGNIILSVLNANGVKTTDRVQLGATPVVRKALIAGEIDIYPEYTGNAAFFFEKADDPAWKDATKAYELAKTLDFDANKIVWLTPSPANNTWAIALRKDVAEQNKLATLSDFGKYVSGGGQVVLAASSEFVNSAAALPAFQTTYSFTLKPEQLITLSGGDTAATIAAAANQTNGANAAMVYGTDGGIAPSGLVVLEDDKGVQPVYQPSPIIREAVLKANPQIEEILKPVFEKLDLVTLQDLNGRVQVGGEPAKAVAEDFLKKNGFIK
- a CDS encoding DUF4126 domain-containing protein, giving the protein MGIYSLALLIGVVAGLRAMTAPAAVSIGAALGWLPVSGTWAAFLAYRFTPWIFGALALIEFVTDQLPGTPSRKVPQQFGARLVSGGFCGAVIGTVGGSLAGGFLAGVVGAVIGTLGGYEARKRLVAAIGGKDLPIALLEDAVAVLLALFVVSRVV
- a CDS encoding FAD-containing oxidoreductase; this encodes MMRRFDAIVIGAGQAGPSLAARLTATGRKVALIERKHVGGTCVNTGCMPTKAMVASAYAAHLARRGAEYGVVTGDIAIDFARVMARKDKVRFDARKSNEDWLEGMEGLTFIRGHARFESPTEIRVGDEILSARQFFLNVGGRAVTPDFPGVADVPYLDNVSMMDLTEVPEHLIVVGGSYIGLEFAQMFRRFGSRVTVVEKGPRLIAREDEDISAAVRDILEREGIAIRTGAQCIRFVRSGGGIGVGVDCAEGAPEIAGSHILLATGRRPNTDDLGLDRAGIAVDQRGYITVDERLETNVPGIFALGDCNGRGAFTHTSYNDFEIVAANLLDNEPRRVSDRIQTYALYIDPPLGRAGMSETEARRTGRKLLIGTRPMTRVGRAKEKGETLGFMKVIADADTQEILGAAILGTGGDEAVQSILDVMYAGRPYTTITHAMHIHPTVSELIPTVFGEMRPAE
- a CDS encoding bifunctional diguanylate cyclase/phosphodiesterase, producing the protein MNNRHAQLSFRGLGYYAPAIVVAVAVLIAAFLADVQKRRLEEEYLRSYTTEQLGILRSRLQGNILGNIKLAQGLVATVSTEPHMSQERYAALASRIFSEDNQLRSLAIAPDFVISLVYPLKGNERSLGLDYRTNDRQRAAAFQVRERDRMIVTGPVDLVQGGRGLIARYPLHAGADNAFFGIASAVIDLDTLLKGSGFKGDLRIAVSISSRAHDGGEARPVFHTATPVDADPVVMSIDIGHEVWTMSAAPLKGWRQPSADLGVFRTGLAALAVIILVPMFWVGYLMKDRHRHILALQDREERLETVSQRLQLALDASRVGVFEYDPGTGALSWDAGMRTLYGVPTTRQICGYEDWRGALHPDDVEEAERLFAIAIETEKPYITEFRVLTEGGGIRHVRAHGMTYRTASGAKRIVGANWDVTKDLQLQDELLKAKLTAEAQNRALEDARRAMEHNSLHDALTRLPNRRFLDQQLALAGDGGRPLTLLHIDLDRFKDINDTLGHAAGDQVLKQAAGVLRAHVPAEDFIARIGGDEFVLLSHRDPSTADFPALSARLVEAISEPMAIEGHDCRIGASIGIATRNDAEESAEQLLVNADIALYEAKRRGRNRVEAFNDELRQRTVEVKRLSDEILRGLERQEFRPFFQPQFDAETLEIVGVEALARWEHPTRGFIMPDTFLPVAESLNVVAQIDEAILDQALFQIVRWQGQGLDVSRVSVNVSCQRLRDENLVAKLKAMAIRPGMLTFELLESISFDTADEGLKQAIEEIKALGIDIEIDDFGSGHASIVSLLELSPKRLKIDRRLVQPLLESTAQQDLVRSIIDIGKMRDIEIVAEGVETMAHAELLRRLGCHILQGYALARPMPADDVLAFATARTWLPAGKLTTAKAS
- a CDS encoding gluconeogenesis factor YvcK family protein translates to MAESRLPHIVLFSGGSACRSTNLALLSKPVRLTRIVPAWDSGGSSKVIRENLGVLAVGDIRQALMTMAHGEGRAGDVVKVCNARLTSGSEADAQAEFALYAEARHPLLERMEPGLRGAILNYLRIFRAAIGPGFDFRNGSIGNFILTGAHLAHDGDINTAIFVFRKLCDIAGHVWPSTEAAGVTLSAVLNDDTHVTGQHRVTTLEEEPGRIGIRQIELAAGDGGVPANDAALESLESADAIVFGPGSFFTSVLPHLLVDGIVPAIARNVHARRVFIGNILQCRETRGVDLARMLDIAAGLWQERGGAGARPFTHVLANRQLLPFEKTVGAFAYLGNGALEEACARIGAEAVIGEFEDPWQRGHHDGRAVADVLSSLLPS
- a CDS encoding amino acid ABC transporter substrate-binding protein; this translates as MNWLKTLAAAAALQAAVLAPAHAGENLSAVKAAGALKIGTEGTYAPFTYHDADGKLVGFDVEIGEAIAKKLGVKAEFLEGKWDGLIAGLDANRYDAVINQVGITEARKQKYDFSEPYIASKAVLIVRADDDSIKGFADLKGKKAAQSLTSNFGKLAEGSGAELVGTDGFDQSIQLVLTGRADATINDSLSFLDFKKHKPDANVKIVAEQENADYSGVIIRKGEPELLEAINKALVDIKADGTYQAISDKYFGQDVSK
- a CDS encoding amino acid ABC transporter permease codes for the protein MPPWLQLMLDSLAPLLWAALVFTIPLTLASFVLGLALGLVTAVVRLFGPRPFSAIARFYVWVIRGTPLLVQLFVIFYGLPSVGILLDAFPAALIGFTLNVGAYTSEIIRAVIASVPRGQWEAAYSIGMSWSQAMRRTILPQAARVAVPPLSNTFISLVKDTSLAAAVTVPELFQTAQRIVATTYEPLILYIEAALIYLALSSVLSALQVRLEKRFSRYGGFLEART